One Erythrolamprus reginae isolate rEryReg1 chromosome 13 unlocalized genomic scaffold, rEryReg1.hap1 SUPER_13_unloc_9, whole genome shotgun sequence genomic window carries:
- the LOC139155209 gene encoding U4/U6.U5 tri-snRNP-associated protein 1-like has product MGSSKRHRDRSEASEDGAPPAASSSSAGGAASSSSSRHREHKKHKHRSSGGGERRSKRSRSRGERSGRRGGGGGDEASSAARGSRSSAAAGQDGETGRRSQREKRDEGHEGGAVSSKSSGGDASLSIEET; this is encoded by the exons ATGGGCTCCTCCAAGCGGCACCGCGACCGCAGCGAGGCCTCCGAGGACGGCGCGCCGCCCGCGGCCTCCTCTTCCTCGGCGGGCGGCGCGGCCTCCTCCTCGTCGTCCCGCCACCGCGAGCACAAGAAGCACAAGCAccgcagcagcggcggcggcgagcgGCGGAGCAAGAGGAGCCGGAGTCGGGGCGAACGGAGCGGACGGcggggtggcggcggcggcgatgaggcctcctccgccgcccggGGCAGCCGGAGCAGCGCCGCCGCCGGGCAGGACGGCGAGACTGGGCGGCGGAGCCAGCGAGAGAAGCGGGACGAGGGCCACGAAGGCGGAG CTGTTAGCTCGAAGTCCTCGGGAGGAGACGCTTCGCTCAGCATCGAGGAGACAAA
- the DEDD gene encoding LOW QUALITY PROTEIN: death effector domain-containing protein (The sequence of the model RefSeq protein was modified relative to this genomic sequence to represent the inferred CDS: deleted 1 base in 1 codon), whose product MAAPAALWRNVPGEGEPPSSPPFPWMLGGRGRFSPSPKMATLKRSHQQAWPEERGDREHGLYSLHHMFDIVGTHLTHRDVRVLSFLFVDVIDDYERGMIRSGRDFLLALERQGRCDETNFRQVLQLLRIITRHDLLPYVTLKRRKAVCPDLVDKYLEETSIRYVTPRAHSRTEHVPVHPHKSVPPHHPLVYCCSSGPQICAKRSGRGRALLGNQRKRRKSVTPDPKDKQTCDIRLRVRAEYCQHETALEGNVFSNKQDPLERQFERFSQANTILKSRDLGSIICDIKFSELTYLDAFWRDYINGSLLEALKGVFITDSLKQAVGHEAIKLLVNVDEEDYEVGRQKLLRNLMLQTAP is encoded by the exons ATGGCGGCCCCGGCGGCCCTGTGGAGAAA TGTCCCAGGTGAAGGAGAGCCGCCATcgtcccctcccttcccctggaTGCTGGGCGGCCGAGGCCGGTTCTCGCCGTCGCCCAAGATGGCGACCTTGAAGCGGAGCCACCAGCAAGCCTGgccggaggag aggggggaccgGGAGCACGGCCTCTACAGCCTCCACCACATGTTCGACATCGTGGGCACCCACCTGACCCACCGCGACGTCCGcgtgctctccttcctcttcGTGGACGTCATCGACGACTACGAGCGGGGCATGATCCGCAGCGGGCGGGACTTCCTTCTGGCGCTGGAGCGACAGGGCCGCTGCGACGAGACCAACTTCCGGCAGGTGCTGCAGCTGCTGAGGATCATCACCCGACACGACCTCTTGCCCTACGTCACcttgaagaggaggaaggctg TATGTCCGGACCTTGTCGATAAGTACCTGGAAGAGACGTCCATCCGCTATGTGACCCCCCGAGCCCATAGCCGTACAGAGCATGTTCCGGTGCATCCACACAAATCTG TGCCTCCCCACCACCCGCTGGTCTACTGCTGCTCCTCGGGCCCCCAGATCTGCGCCAAGAGGTCCGGCCGGGGACGGGCGCTGCTCGGCAACCAGCGGAAAAGGCGGAAGTCCGTGACGCCGGACCCCAAGGACAAACAGACCTGCG ATATCCGCCTCCGAGTCCGGGCCGAATACTGCCAGCACGAGACGGCCCTGGAGGGCAACGTCTTCTCCAACAAGCAGGACCCCCTGGAGCGCCAGTTCGAACGTTTCAGCCAGGCCAACACCATCCTGAAGTCGCGGGACCTGGGCTCCATCATCTGCGACATCAAGTTCTCGGAGCTGACCTACCTGGACGCCTTCTGGCGCGACTACATCAACGGCTCCTTGCTGGAGGCCCTGAAGGGCGTCTTCATCACGGACTCGCTCAAGCAAGCCGTGGGCCACGAGGCCATCAAACTGCTGGTCAACGTGGACGAGGAGGATTACGAGGTGGGCCGGCAGAAACTCCTGAGGAACTTGATGCTGCAAACGGCCCCTTGA